A window of Sphingomonas adhaesiva contains these coding sequences:
- a CDS encoding HU family DNA-binding protein → MNKQELIAHVATAAGLGKSEASRAVEAVFDTISASLKKGDEVRLVGFGTFAVSKRKASTGRNPRTGEPMTIKASTQPKFKAGKVLKDSLN, encoded by the coding sequence ATGAACAAGCAGGAACTGATCGCGCATGTCGCGACCGCCGCCGGGCTGGGGAAGAGCGAGGCGAGCCGCGCGGTCGAGGCGGTGTTCGACACCATCTCCGCGAGTCTGAAGAAGGGGGATGAGGTGCGGCTGGTCGGTTTCGGCACGTTCGCGGTCAGCAAGCGCAAGGCATCGACGGGCCGCAACCCGCGCACGGGCGAGCCGATGACGATCAAGGCGTCCACCCAGCCGAAGTTCAAGGCGGGCAAGGTGCTGAAGGATTCGCTGAACTGA
- a CDS encoding aspartyl/asparaginyl beta-hydroxylase domain-containing protein has translation MAQQPHATLTLPGAPRAALQAEPGRPLIIRVGKHLRGVFDRLIAGSSLVSNDPVLDVRTFAWTAELRARWEAIRAEAEAVALVGDAAPSLATISPDHRAIAEVGKWKSFFLWGYGYPIDENLAQCPQTRAVIERIPGLNTAFFSILAPGTHIPAHRGVSKGLITCHLGLIVPRDGDVRMRVDHRVVRWAEGETLVFDDTYDHEVWNDTAGTRVVLLIQFERPLRRPGKWFADLFLGIAKRSAFVQEARDNVAKWNAAVKQLDG, from the coding sequence ATGGCCCAGCAACCCCACGCCACCCTCACCCTGCCGGGTGCACCGCGGGCCGCGTTGCAGGCGGAGCCGGGCCGCCCGCTCATCATCCGCGTCGGCAAGCATCTGCGCGGCGTGTTCGACCGGCTGATCGCGGGTTCCTCGCTGGTGTCCAACGATCCCGTGCTCGACGTGCGCACCTTCGCCTGGACCGCGGAGCTGCGCGCGCGCTGGGAGGCGATCCGCGCCGAGGCGGAGGCCGTCGCGCTGGTCGGGGACGCCGCGCCCAGCCTCGCCACCATCTCGCCCGATCACCGTGCCATCGCGGAGGTGGGCAAGTGGAAGTCGTTCTTCCTCTGGGGCTACGGCTATCCGATCGACGAGAACCTCGCGCAATGCCCGCAGACGCGCGCCGTGATCGAGCGTATTCCGGGGCTCAACACCGCCTTCTTCTCGATCCTCGCCCCCGGCACGCACATCCCCGCGCACCGCGGCGTGTCAAAGGGGCTCATCACCTGCCACCTGGGCCTCATCGTGCCGCGCGACGGCGACGTGCGGATGCGCGTCGACCACCGCGTCGTGCGCTGGGCGGAGGGCGAAACGCTCGTCTTCGACGACACCTATGACCACGAAGTGTGGAACGACACCGCCGGCACCCGCGTCGTGCTGCTGATCCAGTTCGAACGCCCGCTGCGCCGCCCCGGCAAATGGTTCGCCGACCTCTTCCTGGGCATCGCGAAGCGCTCCGCCTTCGTCCAGGAAGCGCGCGACAACGTGGCCAAGTGGAACGCCGCGGTGAAGCAGCTGGACGGGTGA
- a CDS encoding M1 family metallopeptidase: MPPVRGGLCRLYGAFRGRINLALAAACLIAAHPPAAPRTVAKGEPPLSAATQVSGGVRADNQSSLALDAVELWLEPDPATQRLAGRARLVLRAKAAVARPSIDLDSNFTVRRVTVDGAPVTPARPDGRPDGRIVLPAPLAAGARATVEITYDGTPHVAVNAPWDDGMVWAKTPGGHPWVASTTEGYGCDILWPCLDFPEGEPAVATLHITAPAGLRAPANGRLLGVDTLPDGRTVWHWRARQPNTYAIALNIGPYLEQSGSYRSRYGNAIPLHYWHLPGEGDKPQQLFEEFAPALDFFESLIGPYPFGDEKVGVVETPHKGMEHQTINAYGNGYAKAPEGFDWLFQHEFAHEWFANQMTVANWDDYWLHEGFATYMQPLYGRWREGEARYAAMMEAQRNQIVNRAPIVRDKVLTEEEVYEPSKGGAGTDIYYKGSWTLHTLRWLIGDRAFFTATRRLVYGRPDPSPGNFTPRYASTREFQRLVAAEAGRNLDWFFDVYLRGTALPVLVQERRGDTLRLSWRTERDRAFPMPIEIQVGDAAPRRVALPATLPVPAGAHVVIDPASRVLRDSPAVTAFQAWQAAQRTAK, encoded by the coding sequence ATGCCGCCCGTACGGGGCGGCCTGTGCCGCTTATATGGTGCGTTTCGCGGGCGCATCAATCTCGCGCTCGCCGCTGCCTGTCTCATCGCCGCGCATCCCCCCGCCGCGCCGCGGACGGTGGCGAAGGGCGAACCCCCGCTCAGCGCCGCGACGCAGGTGTCGGGCGGGGTCCGCGCCGACAACCAGTCCTCGCTCGCGCTCGATGCGGTCGAGCTGTGGCTGGAACCCGATCCCGCGACGCAGCGGCTGGCCGGGCGCGCGCGGCTGGTGCTCCGCGCGAAGGCGGCGGTGGCACGACCATCGATCGATCTCGACTCCAACTTCACCGTGCGCCGCGTCACGGTCGACGGCGCCCCGGTGACGCCCGCCCGCCCCGATGGACGCCCCGATGGCCGCATCGTGCTGCCCGCGCCGCTCGCCGCCGGTGCGCGCGCGACGGTGGAGATCACCTATGACGGCACGCCTCACGTCGCGGTCAACGCGCCGTGGGACGACGGCATGGTCTGGGCGAAGACGCCCGGGGGCCATCCCTGGGTCGCCTCCACCACCGAAGGCTATGGCTGCGACATCCTGTGGCCCTGCCTCGACTTTCCCGAGGGCGAGCCCGCGGTCGCCACGCTCCACATCACCGCGCCCGCGGGGCTGCGCGCTCCCGCCAACGGCCGCCTGCTGGGCGTCGACACATTGCCCGACGGACGCACCGTCTGGCACTGGCGCGCGCGCCAGCCCAATACCTATGCGATCGCGCTGAACATCGGGCCGTATCTGGAGCAGTCGGGCAGCTATCGCAGCCGCTACGGCAACGCGATCCCGCTGCATTACTGGCATCTGCCCGGCGAAGGCGACAAACCGCAGCAATTGTTCGAGGAATTCGCCCCCGCGCTCGACTTCTTCGAAAGCCTGATCGGCCCCTACCCCTTCGGCGACGAGAAGGTCGGCGTGGTCGAGACCCCGCACAAGGGCATGGAGCACCAGACGATCAACGCCTATGGCAACGGCTATGCCAAGGCGCCCGAGGGGTTCGACTGGCTGTTCCAGCACGAATTCGCGCACGAATGGTTCGCCAACCAGATGACGGTGGCGAACTGGGACGATTACTGGCTGCACGAGGGGTTCGCCACCTATATGCAGCCGCTCTACGGCCGCTGGCGCGAGGGCGAGGCGCGCTATGCCGCGATGATGGAGGCGCAACGCAACCAGATCGTCAACCGCGCGCCCATCGTCCGCGACAAGGTGCTGACCGAGGAGGAGGTGTACGAGCCGTCGAAGGGCGGCGCGGGCACCGACATCTATTACAAGGGGTCGTGGACGCTCCACACGCTGCGCTGGCTGATCGGCGACCGCGCCTTCTTCACCGCGACACGGCGGCTGGTCTATGGCCGCCCCGACCCGAGCCCGGGCAATTTCACACCGCGCTACGCCTCCACGCGGGAGTTTCAGCGTCTGGTCGCGGCGGAGGCCGGGCGCAACCTCGACTGGTTCTTCGACGTGTACCTGCGCGGCACCGCGCTGCCGGTGCTGGTGCAGGAACGCCGCGGCGACACGCTGCGCCTGTCGTGGCGGACCGAGCGCGACCGCGCCTTCCCGATGCCGATCGAAATACAGGTCGGCGATGCCGCGCCGCGCCGCGTCGCCCTCCCCGCGACGCTCCCGGTGCCGGCGGGCGCGCATGTCGTGATCGACCCCGCATCGCGCGTCCTGCGCGACTCTCCCGCCGTCACCGCGTTTCAGGCGTGGCAGGCAGCGCAAAGGACCGCGAAATGA
- a CDS encoding P-II family nitrogen regulator — MKKIEAIIKPFKLDEVKEALHDIGVSGITVTEAKGFGRQKGHTELYRGAEYVVDFLPKVKLEVVVEDGLAERVVEAIAAAAQTGRIGDGKIFVIPVETALRIRTGERGDDAI, encoded by the coding sequence GTGAAGAAGATCGAAGCGATCATCAAGCCGTTCAAGCTGGACGAGGTGAAGGAAGCCCTTCACGACATCGGCGTCAGCGGCATCACCGTCACCGAGGCGAAGGGCTTCGGTCGGCAGAAGGGGCATACGGAGCTGTATCGCGGCGCCGAATATGTCGTCGATTTCCTGCCCAAGGTGAAGCTGGAGGTCGTCGTCGAGGACGGTCTGGCGGAACGCGTGGTGGAGGCGATCGCCGCCGCCGCGCAGACCGGGCGCATCGGCGACGGCAAGATCTTCGTCATCCCGGTCGAAACCGCGCTGCGCATCCGCACCGGAGAGCGCGGCGACGACGCGATCTGA
- a CDS encoding M16 family metallopeptidase has product MALYPRVLGKPLAFLLLSSVALPLAAAPQRKASAAAPVAPPPALLQVDTSPWLFKGSDIPPDPAWHFGTLPNGLRYAVRKNGVPPGQVAVRVRIDAGSLYETDAQQGFAHLIEHLSFRGSKFVPDGEAKRVWQRFGATFGSDSNASTTPTQTVYKLDLPGATEAKLDESLKIFSGMMAQPAITTAGLAAERPAVLAEQREAPGPQVRYGDAIRQTFFAGQPLAERSPIGTIRTLEAATPEAVQAFHDRWYRPSRAVVIISGDIDPDVAARLIVKNFGGWQGKGADPADPDFGKPGGQGPSTKTIAEPSLPPLVATAVLRPWVYRDDTIIFNQKRLVDFVAMRLINRRLETRARAGGSFLQASVSLDDVSRSANGTFTNIVPIGDDWEAALKDVRAVIADAMATPPTQGEVDRELAEFDAAMKNEVDTARVEAGAKQADDMVQALDIRETVAGPKTSYDILQQARAKGMFTPAAMVESTNRLFKGDATRALLNTRTADASAATKLAAALTADVSRLAGKRTQQAAVDFSRVPRLGAPGKVTAKATVGDPPMETVTFANGVRALIYANPSETGRVYLRVRFGRGYQALPGDRPTPAWAGETALVASGIGTLNQGDLDQLTTGRRMGLDFDIGDDAFLFGAQTTPGDYADNLTLMAAKLAAPRWDAAPVVRARAAMLAGYAGFDSSPDGVLARDLEGLLRDGDPRWGVPPRAQVEALTPKDFRQLWEPLLATGPIEVDVFGDVKADEAIAAVAKSFGALKPRAAGAISPSPIRFPAHVEQPVIRTHDGDDNQAAAVIAWPTGGGSAGHAESRALDVLAAVFADRLFDRLRSVAGASYSPSAQSQWPVGLDAGGRLVAIGKVAPDKVPLFFQLSRQIAAELVSTPIGEDELRRTIVPMLQYMARASSGNQFWLIQTSGGTFDPQRIEASQSIVGDMTAITPASLQATAAKYLRPEKDWTMAVVPKGKAAE; this is encoded by the coding sequence ATGGCCCTATATCCGCGCGTGCTCGGCAAGCCGCTCGCCTTCCTTCTCCTCTCGTCGGTCGCCCTGCCGCTCGCGGCGGCGCCGCAGCGCAAGGCTTCCGCCGCCGCCCCGGTCGCGCCGCCGCCGGCCCTGCTCCAGGTCGACACCTCGCCGTGGCTGTTCAAGGGATCGGACATCCCGCCCGATCCGGCGTGGCATTTCGGCACGCTCCCCAACGGCCTGCGATATGCGGTGCGCAAGAACGGCGTGCCGCCGGGGCAGGTCGCGGTGCGCGTGCGGATCGATGCCGGGTCGCTCTATGAAACCGACGCGCAGCAGGGATTCGCGCATCTGATCGAGCATCTGTCGTTCCGGGGATCGAAATTCGTCCCCGACGGGGAGGCGAAGCGGGTGTGGCAGCGCTTCGGCGCGACGTTCGGATCGGATTCCAACGCATCGACCACGCCGACCCAGACGGTCTACAAGCTGGACCTGCCCGGCGCGACCGAGGCGAAGCTGGACGAGAGCCTGAAGATCTTTTCCGGCATGATGGCGCAGCCGGCGATCACGACGGCGGGCCTGGCGGCCGAGCGGCCGGCGGTGCTGGCGGAGCAGCGCGAGGCACCGGGGCCGCAGGTCCGCTACGGCGATGCGATCCGGCAGACGTTCTTCGCGGGGCAGCCGCTGGCCGAGCGGTCGCCGATCGGGACGATCAGGACGCTGGAGGCGGCGACCCCGGAGGCGGTGCAGGCGTTTCACGACCGATGGTATCGCCCGTCGCGCGCGGTGGTCATCATCTCGGGCGATATCGATCCGGACGTCGCGGCGCGGCTGATCGTCAAGAATTTCGGCGGATGGCAGGGCAAGGGCGCCGATCCGGCCGATCCGGATTTCGGCAAGCCGGGCGGGCAGGGCCCCTCGACGAAGACGATCGCGGAACCCTCGCTGCCGCCGCTGGTCGCGACCGCGGTGCTGCGTCCGTGGGTCTATCGTGACGATACGATCATCTTCAACCAGAAGCGGCTGGTCGACTTCGTCGCGATGCGGCTCATCAACCGGCGTCTGGAGACGCGCGCGCGCGCCGGGGGCAGCTTCCTGCAGGCTTCGGTCAGCCTGGACGACGTATCGCGCTCGGCCAACGGCACCTTCACCAACATCGTGCCGATCGGCGACGATTGGGAGGCGGCGCTGAAGGACGTCCGCGCGGTGATCGCGGATGCGATGGCTACCCCGCCCACGCAGGGCGAGGTCGACCGCGAGCTGGCCGAATTCGACGCCGCGATGAAGAACGAGGTCGATACCGCGCGGGTCGAGGCGGGCGCGAAGCAGGCCGACGACATGGTCCAGGCGCTCGACATCCGCGAGACGGTGGCGGGGCCGAAGACGAGCTACGACATCCTGCAACAGGCGAGGGCGAAGGGGATGTTCACCCCCGCCGCGATGGTCGAATCGACCAACCGGCTGTTCAAGGGCGATGCGACGCGCGCGCTGCTGAACACGCGCACCGCGGATGCGAGCGCGGCGACAAAGCTGGCCGCGGCGCTGACCGCGGACGTGTCCAGGCTGGCGGGGAAGCGGACGCAGCAGGCGGCGGTCGATTTCTCGCGCGTGCCCAGGCTGGGCGCACCGGGCAAGGTGACGGCCAAGGCGACGGTGGGCGATCCGCCGATGGAGACGGTGACGTTCGCCAACGGGGTGCGCGCGCTGATCTACGCCAATCCCTCGGAGACGGGGCGCGTCTATCTGCGCGTGCGGTTCGGGCGCGGGTATCAGGCGCTGCCCGGCGACCGGCCGACCCCGGCGTGGGCGGGGGAAACCGCGCTGGTCGCGAGCGGGATCGGGACGCTGAACCAGGGCGATCTGGATCAGCTGACCACCGGACGCCGCATGGGGCTGGACTTCGACATCGGCGACGACGCATTCCTGTTCGGCGCGCAGACGACGCCGGGCGACTATGCCGACAATCTGACGCTGATGGCGGCGAAGCTGGCCGCGCCGCGCTGGGATGCGGCGCCGGTGGTGCGCGCGCGGGCGGCGATGCTGGCGGGCTATGCCGGGTTCGACAGCTCGCCCGACGGCGTACTGGCACGCGATCTGGAGGGGCTGCTGCGCGACGGCGACCCGCGCTGGGGCGTGCCGCCGCGCGCGCAGGTCGAGGCGCTGACGCCCAAGGACTTCCGCCAGCTGTGGGAGCCGCTGCTGGCGACCGGGCCGATCGAGGTCGACGTGTTCGGCGACGTGAAGGCGGACGAGGCGATCGCGGCGGTGGCGAAGAGCTTCGGCGCGCTGAAGCCGCGCGCGGCCGGCGCGATCTCGCCGTCGCCGATCCGCTTCCCGGCGCATGTCGAGCAGCCGGTGATCCGCACGCATGACGGCGACGACAACCAGGCGGCGGCGGTGATCGCCTGGCCGACCGGCGGCGGCTCGGCGGGCCATGCGGAATCGCGCGCGCTCGACGTGCTGGCGGCGGTGTTCGCGGATCGGCTGTTCGACCGGCTGCGCTCGGTCGCGGGGGCGAGCTATTCGCCGAGCGCGCAGAGCCAGTGGCCGGTGGGACTGGACGCGGGCGGGCGGCTGGTCGCGATCGGCAAGGTGGCGCCGGACAAGGTGCCGCTGTTCTTCCAGCTGTCGCGCCAGATCGCGGCCGAGCTGGTGTCGACCCCGATCGGCGAGGACGAGCTGCGCCGGACGATCGTGCCGATGCTGCAATATATGGCGCGGGCGTCGTCGGGGAACCAGTTCTGGCTGATCCAGACCTCGGGCGGGACGTTCGATCCGCAGCGGATCGAGGCGAGCCAGAGCATCGTCGGCGACATGACGGCGATCACCCCGGCATCGTTGCAGGCGACCGCGGCGAAATATCTGCGGCCGGAGAAGGACTGGACGATGGCGGTGGTGCCGAAGGGGAAGGCGGCGGAATAA
- the lon gene encoding endopeptidase La: MTSTFPVLPLRDIVVFPHMIVPLFVGRDKSVAALEAAMAADKEIFLVAQLDPAEDDPVRDDLYGVGVTATVLQLLKLPDGTVRVLVEGKQRATLETLDEGGDYLTAAIAPLEDAAVDGPEVAALMRSVVGQFENYSKLNRKLPSELAAQLAEIEGASQLSDSVAGNIQVKVAEKQALLMEADPVKRLEMAFALMEGELGVLQVEKKIKSRVKRQMEKTQREYYLNEQLKAIQRELGNEGEEGEGDEIAELTQKIATLKLSKEARTKATAELKKLKTMAPMSAEATVVRNYLDVLLGLPWGKKSKIKKDIPAAEAILNEDHHALDKVKDRIVEYLAVQARTNKLKGPILCLVGPPGVGKTSLGKSIAKATGREFIRQSLGGVRDEAEIRGHRRTYIGSLPGKVVTNLKKAGASNPLFLLDEIDKLGQDFRGDPASALLEVLDPEQNAKFNDHYLEIDIDLSDVMFVCTANSLNLPQPLLDRMEIIRLEGYTEDEKVAIAERHLTRKQIEAHGLKPGEFELTTDGLRALIQRYTREAGVRTLEREIAKLCRKALRRILEGKAESVTVTPDNLAEFAGVQKFRHGLSETEDQIGAVTGLAWTEVGGELLTIESVTVPGKGQAKVTGKLGDVMKESVQAAYSFVQARAPTFGIKPSVFHRKDIHIHLPEGAVPKDGPSAGIGLVTSIVSTLTGIAVRKEVAMTGEVTLRGRVLPIGGLKEKLLAALRGGITTVLIPKENEKDLAEIPQNIRDGLRIVPVAHVDEVLALALVRAPEAIDWTEADELAALPPAPIAPVGGELHH; encoded by the coding sequence ATGACGTCCACTTTCCCCGTTCTGCCGCTGCGCGATATCGTCGTCTTCCCGCACATGATCGTGCCGCTGTTCGTCGGACGCGACAAGTCGGTCGCCGCGCTGGAAGCCGCGATGGCGGCGGACAAGGAGATTTTCCTGGTCGCGCAGCTCGACCCGGCCGAGGACGATCCCGTGCGGGACGACCTCTACGGCGTCGGCGTGACCGCGACCGTGCTCCAGCTGCTGAAGCTGCCCGACGGCACGGTGCGCGTCCTGGTCGAGGGCAAGCAGCGCGCCACGCTGGAGACGCTGGATGAGGGCGGCGACTATCTGACCGCGGCCATCGCGCCGCTGGAGGACGCCGCGGTCGACGGGCCGGAGGTCGCCGCGCTGATGCGCTCGGTCGTCGGCCAGTTCGAGAATTATTCCAAGCTCAACCGCAAGCTGCCCTCCGAGCTCGCCGCGCAGCTGGCCGAGATCGAGGGCGCGTCGCAGCTGTCCGACAGCGTCGCGGGCAACATCCAGGTCAAGGTCGCCGAGAAGCAGGCGCTGCTGATGGAGGCCGATCCGGTCAAGCGGCTGGAGATGGCGTTCGCGCTGATGGAGGGCGAGCTGGGCGTCCTGCAGGTCGAGAAGAAGATCAAGAGCCGCGTCAAGCGCCAGATGGAGAAGACGCAGCGCGAATATTACCTCAACGAACAGCTGAAGGCGATTCAGCGCGAGCTGGGCAACGAGGGCGAGGAAGGCGAGGGCGACGAGATCGCCGAGCTGACCCAGAAGATCGCCACGCTGAAGCTGTCGAAGGAGGCGCGCACCAAGGCGACCGCGGAGCTGAAGAAGCTGAAGACCATGGCGCCGATGAGCGCCGAGGCGACGGTCGTGCGCAACTACCTCGACGTGCTGCTGGGGCTGCCGTGGGGGAAGAAGAGCAAGATCAAGAAGGATATCCCCGCCGCCGAGGCGATCCTGAACGAGGACCACCACGCGCTCGACAAGGTGAAGGACCGGATCGTCGAATATCTGGCGGTACAGGCGCGCACCAACAAGCTGAAGGGGCCGATCCTGTGCCTGGTCGGACCGCCGGGCGTGGGCAAGACGTCGCTGGGCAAGTCGATCGCCAAGGCGACGGGGCGCGAGTTCATCCGCCAGTCGCTGGGCGGGGTGCGCGACGAGGCGGAGATCCGCGGGCACCGCCGCACCTACATCGGCTCGCTGCCGGGCAAGGTCGTCACCAACCTGAAGAAGGCGGGCGCGTCCAACCCGCTGTTCCTGCTCGACGAGATCGACAAGCTGGGACAGGATTTCCGCGGCGATCCCGCCAGCGCGCTGCTGGAGGTGCTGGACCCCGAGCAGAATGCGAAGTTCAACGACCATTATCTGGAGATCGACATCGATCTGTCGGACGTGATGTTCGTGTGCACCGCCAATTCGCTCAACCTGCCGCAGCCGCTGCTCGACCGGATGGAGATCATCCGGCTGGAGGGCTATACCGAGGACGAGAAGGTCGCGATCGCCGAGCGCCACCTGACCCGCAAGCAGATCGAGGCGCACGGGCTGAAGCCGGGCGAGTTCGAGCTGACGACCGACGGGCTGCGCGCGCTGATCCAGCGCTACACCCGCGAGGCGGGCGTGCGGACGCTGGAGCGCGAGATCGCCAAGCTGTGCCGCAAGGCGCTGCGCCGCATCCTGGAGGGCAAGGCCGAGAGCGTGACGGTCACGCCGGACAATCTGGCCGAGTTCGCGGGCGTGCAGAAGTTCCGCCACGGCCTGTCCGAGACCGAGGACCAGATCGGCGCGGTCACCGGCCTCGCCTGGACCGAGGTGGGCGGCGAGCTGCTGACGATCGAGAGCGTGACCGTGCCGGGCAAGGGGCAGGCGAAGGTCACCGGCAAGCTGGGCGACGTGATGAAGGAGTCGGTCCAGGCGGCCTATTCCTTCGTCCAGGCGCGCGCGCCGACGTTCGGGATCAAGCCCAGCGTGTTCCACCGCAAGGACATCCACATCCACCTGCCCGAGGGCGCGGTGCCCAAGGACGGGCCGTCGGCGGGCATCGGTCTGGTGACGTCGATCGTGTCCACGCTGACCGGCATCGCGGTGCGCAAGGAGGTGGCGATGACCGGCGAGGTGACGCTGCGCGGTCGCGTGCTGCCGATCGGCGGATTGAAGGAAAAGCTGCTCGCGGCGCTGCGCGGCGGGATCACCACCGTGCTGATCCCCAAGGAGAACGAGAAGGATCTGGCCGAGATACCGCAGAACATCCGCGACGGGCTGCGTATCGTGCCGGTGGCGCATGTCGACGAAGTGCTGGCGCTGGCGCTGGTGCGCGCGCCGGAGGCGATCGACTGGACCGAGGCGGACGAGCTGGCGGCGCTGCCGCCCGCGCCGATCGCCCCGGTGGGGGGCGAACTCCACCATTGA
- the glnA gene encoding type I glutamate--ammonia ligase, whose amino-acid sequence MANTAADVLKKIKEEEIEWIDLRFTDPKGKWQHLTMVASVMGEDEWTDGLMFDGSSIEGWKAINESDMILKPDLDAVYTDPFSATPMLIVFCDIVEPSTGEGYARDPRTTAKRAEAYVKETGIGDTVYVGPEAEFFMFDNVQFDTNYAGSYFKIDDIELPTNTGRDYEGGNLGHRPRAKGGYFPVAPVDSAVDIRGEMVSTMIEMGLPCDKHHHEVAAAQHELGLTFGTLTQTADRMQIYKYVVHQVAHAYGKSATFMPKPIKEDNGSGMHTHFSIWEGKTPLFAGNGYAGLSETCLYFIGGVIKHAKAINAFTNPTTNSYKRLVPGYEAPVLLAYSARNRSASCRIPYGTGPKSKRVEVRFPDAMANPYLAYAALLMAGLDGIQNKIHPGEAMDKNLYDLPPAELAEVPTVCASLREALDSLSADHDFLLKGDVFTKDQIEAYIELKWSEVARWEMTPSPVEFDMYYSA is encoded by the coding sequence ATGGCGAACACGGCCGCAGACGTTCTTAAGAAGATCAAGGAAGAAGAGATCGAGTGGATCGATCTGCGCTTCACCGATCCCAAGGGCAAGTGGCAGCACCTCACCATGGTCGCCTCGGTCATGGGCGAGGACGAGTGGACCGACGGCCTGATGTTCGACGGTTCGTCGATCGAGGGCTGGAAGGCGATCAACGAGTCCGACATGATCCTGAAGCCGGATCTGGACGCGGTCTATACCGATCCCTTCTCGGCCACGCCGATGCTGATCGTGTTCTGCGACATCGTCGAGCCGTCGACCGGCGAGGGCTATGCCCGCGACCCGCGCACCACCGCGAAGCGCGCCGAGGCGTACGTCAAGGAAACCGGGATCGGCGACACCGTCTATGTCGGCCCGGAGGCCGAATTCTTCATGTTCGACAACGTGCAGTTCGACACGAACTACGCGGGTTCGTACTTCAAGATCGACGATATCGAGCTGCCGACCAACACCGGCCGCGACTACGAGGGCGGTAACCTGGGCCACCGTCCGCGCGCCAAGGGCGGCTATTTCCCTGTCGCCCCGGTCGACAGCGCGGTCGACATCCGCGGCGAGATGGTCTCGACCATGATCGAGATGGGGCTGCCCTGCGACAAGCATCACCACGAGGTCGCCGCCGCGCAGCACGAGCTCGGCCTGACCTTCGGCACGCTGACGCAGACCGCCGACCGCATGCAGATCTACAAGTATGTCGTGCATCAGGTCGCGCATGCCTATGGCAAGTCGGCGACCTTCATGCCGAAGCCGATCAAGGAAGATAACGGCTCGGGCATGCACACGCACTTCTCGATCTGGGAAGGCAAGACGCCGCTGTTCGCCGGCAACGGCTATGCCGGCCTGTCCGAAACCTGCCTGTATTTCATCGGCGGCGTCATCAAGCACGCCAAGGCGATCAACGCCTTCACCAACCCGACGACCAACAGCTACAAGCGTCTGGTCCCGGGTTACGAGGCGCCGGTGCTGCTCGCCTATTCGGCGCGCAACCGCTCGGCCTCGTGCCGCATCCCGTACGGCACCGGCCCGAAGAGCAAGCGCGTCGAGGTCCGCTTCCCGGACGCGATGGCGAACCCCTACCTCGCCTATGCCGCGCTGCTGATGGCGGGCCTGGACGGTATCCAGAACAAGATCCATCCCGGCGAGGCGATGGACAAGAACCTGTATGACCTGCCGCCGGCCGAGCTGGCGGAAGTCCCGACCGTCTGCGCGTCGCTGCGCGAGGCGCTGGATTCGCTGTCGGCCGACCACGACTTCCTGCTGAAGGGCGACGTGTTCACCAAGGACCAGATCGAGGCGTATATCGAGCTGAAGTGGTCGGAAGTGGCGCGCTGGGAAATGACCCCGAGCCCGGTCGAATTCGATATGTACTACAGCGCGTGA